AGACCCGCAGCGGGGCACAGTCACTGGCTGTCTAGTGTACCGCCGTGTCATGACGGCCATTCGCCGCCAGTACGGCGATCAACACCGCGTGATCATCACGGAATGCGGGCTGGCGCGTGCTGTCAAGCACGGGATGCCCGATGTCGGCTGGTTATATGAGGCAGATTCCATTCCTGAAGAGCAGTATGTAGAATCGCTACGCTGGTACAACCGAGAGCTGTGTCGAGATGTCTATGTGTTGGGGGGATGTCTGTACGAGGTAGGCCACGCCGGCGACTGGTATTCGTTTCGACACCTGGGCACCGACAATCGCGGCAAACCCCTTCGCGTGATCGAGCAGATCGCCCGATTCCGAGAGGAGCCGACACCCGAGCCGACGCCGCCACCGAGGCCAGCACCGCCTCCACCGGAACCTCAGCCACAGCCTAAGCCGCGCGTGCCTACTCCAGCGATTGAAGATGTGTCGGCGCAGTTGCCCGTCCATCCGCAACGTCGTTACTCGCAGCGCGCCGTGAGCGACATCCGCCGCCTGATCATCCACCACACCGGCGTCAGCTCGGATCCGGATCCCGAGGCCATCGCCCGCTATCAGGTGAGCCAGCGTGGCCTGCCCGGCATCGGCTATCACTTCTTGATCCGCTTCGACGGCCGCATTCAACAGACGCAGCCGCTGACTGTGGCCTCTGCGCATACCACACGCCACAACGAGGACAGCGTGGGCATCGCCTTTGCTGGAAGCTTCATGCAGGGGATCCCCACGCCGGCGCAGCTCGCCAGTGGTGCCCACTTGTGCGCATACTTACTGGACCAGCTTGGCCTACCTATCAGTGCGATCGTTGGGCGGCGAGAAGTGGAAGGAGGGACAGCCTCACCGGGCTCGCAATGGAATGAAGGACTGCGCTGGCGGGAGACATTGCTGGCCGGGGTGACTCAGCGCTTGGAAGCGGCTGGCGTCCCCCTCATCGCCACGCGACGAGCCGGTGCTATAGCCAGCGAGGAAACCGAACCGAAGCGATCGCCCTTGGAAGAGCTGACGGAACTGCAACGCCTGGCCACACGGCTGCAAGCCGAGATCGCCGAGTTGGCCGACCGGCTGGCTGCGCTCGCCGAGGATATAACAACACAAGGAGAAGGTGAAGAAGGTAATAAGGCAAGATAATAAGGCGACGAGGTGATAAAGCGATGAGCCTTGGAGTCCCATAGTCCTCGTTCTCTTATCCCTCGTCGCCTTGCCCTTTCTTCACTCTGCCAGCGCAGCGATGATCGTCTGGCAGAATTCAGGCAAGTCGTCAGGCACACGACCGGTGATGATATTCCCATCTCGGATGGCTGGCACGTCTACCCACTGAGCTCCTGCGTGGATGAGGTCATCGCGCACGGCTGCATAACCGGTCACCCGTCGGCCTCTGGCGATGCCCGCTGAGGCCAGCACCCAAGGGCCGTGGCAGATGGCAGCGATGAACTTGCCCCGCTGGTGGTAGTCGCAAATGAGTTTAAGCGTCGGTTCGTGGATGCGCAGGGCATCGGGCGAGTAGCCACCAGGGAAGAGCAAACAGTCTACCTCCTCGCGGTTGAGATCCTCCAAGCTGGCCACGCGATAACGCTTTCCCTCCGCCATCACCGGGATGGGGACGGTATGCCCAAAGCGTCCTGTGACAGGCTTACCGTCCAGATAAGGGCGAGGGTGCAGCCCGGTAGGCACCGGCACGACGAGGACTTCAGCCCCCTCTTCGTTCAACCGCAAGATCGGGTAGAGCAACTCGATATCCTCGAACTCGTGAGCGACGATGATAGCGATCTTTTTGCCGTTTAATCTGCCAGCCATGGATCACCTCCTGAACTGTGGCAACCATTGCGCCTGGGCCTCAAACATCTCATTCACCATCGCCCGGATCTGCGGCAGCGTGCACACGGCTGCGGTCAGCGGGTCCAGCATCACGGCGTGCACGATCGCCTCTCGGTCGCCGGTGAGCGCGCCCTGTACCGCCAGCCCTTGAACGTTGATCATGTTTCGATTCAACGCGGCCAGTTGCAGCGGCAAGTCGCCGACGTAGCACGGCCGAATGCCATTGCCGTCCACCAAACAGGGCACCTCCACACAGCATCCCTCGGGCAGGTTGGTGATCAGCCCCGTGTTGGGCACGTTGCCATGGATCACTGTCGGCCGGTTCGTCACCATTGCCTCGATGATGTACGAGCCGTACTCGTGTGTGCGTTGTGTCGGCAGCGGCCGCGTGCCGGCGATCTGCTCCTTTACCTCATCCAAATAGGTGGGAAGCAGCTCGACGCAGTGCTCATAGTAGCCACCCGTGCGCCCCCAGCGAAACCAGTGATCGTGCGGCGACTTGAACCGTGGCACCAGCTCCTCCTCGATCATCCTGGCGCTCTTGCGCAGGTAGGGCACATACTCCGAGGCGTGGCCACTCGACTCGGTGACGAAGTAGCCAAACTGTTCCATCAGCTCGATGCGCACCGGCTCCGTGCCGCGGATTTCCGGGTCCTGAGCCGCTTGACGGATCAAGGGATAGGCATCTTTCCCCTTCCACTTGAATTCCAGCATCCACGCCTGATGGTTGATGCCGGCGCACTTGTAGGTGACTTCTTCATAAGGCGCGCCGATCCAGCGGGCCAGCATCTCACTAGTTCCCTGCACGCTGTGGCACAACCCCACGTGTGGCCGGCCGCTATCAGTAGCGATCGCCCAGCAGTTGATGGACATCGGGTTAGAATAGTTGATGAGCAACGCCTCTGGCTTGCATAGTTCATCCATTTCCCGTGTGATCTCTTGTAAGATCGGGATGGTGCGCAGCCCGCGGAAGACGCCACCTGGTCCCAGCGTGTCGCCCACGCACTGGCCCACGCCGTACTTGAGCGGGATTTCGATATCTAGCTTATAGGCATCGAGCCCACCCACTTGGATGGTGATGATCACGAAATCAGCCCCCCGAATCGCCTCTCGCCGGTCGAGGGTGGCCTCCACTCGCGCTGGTAGCTTGCGCTCATCAATCATCCGCTGCACCAAATCTCGGGCCAGTTCCAGGCGCACGGGATCAATATCCATCAAGCTGATGACGCTATCCTGCAGGGCGGGCACGGTCAGGATGTCGCTAGTCAAGTTGCGAGTGAACACCACGCTTCCCGCGCCGATAAAAGTGATCTTGGTCATAGCCTTAATACTCCTCTTCGAGATAGGGCAAGTGGGGACGCGTGCATTACCCCGTGTGCTCCCGGAGAGGCCAGATGAGGCATCCCTCGCCCCTACAGTTGGTAATGCGCGTCAATGTCGGCCTGATACGCGGCTACAACACCTGAAAGCACTTCTTCCACCGTCACGCGCCGCCCTAGCGTAGCTGATTCCAGCAGGGCGAAAGCGCACGCGAGGTCACGCAGCCCTTCGCGGCCGCTAGTCTCCGGGTCACAGCCCTGCTCGATGGCTCGCAGCCAATCGAGCTGTTGAATAGCAAAGGGATCGGTCAACCCCAACGGGAAGAAGCGCTCGCGCTCCTCTGCGCTCATCTCTCGCTCGAAGCGTTCCATCAATGACTCGCGTCGGCTATCGCCGTAAATGAGCTCACTACCTTTGATGCACCCCTCACTGCCGTAGAAGGCGGGCGTACCCGGGATCTCCAGCGGCTCACCGCGGCCTGCCCACGACCACAGCATCTGAGCGATGGCGCCATCTTCGAATCCAGCGACGGCTAGGTAGGTATCGTCCACATCCGCGGTCACTGTTTCCACGATACGGCCGGCCTCATCCCGGCGGTAGCGCACAGGCTCAAACGTGCGAGTCACTGCGCTCACCCATGCTACCTCGCCTAACACATAGCGTAGCCAGTGAAAATGGTGCACGCCGATGTCCACCGCACCACCCCCGCCAGCCTCTAGCTTGCGATGGCGCCACGGCGTGTCGGCTACCACGCGGTCGGGTGACCATAAGCCGCCTAACGAGCCGATGATGGCCATCTGCGGCCGGCCGATCAGTCCGCGCCGCACAGCCCAGTGCGCAGCGCGCACGATGCGGAGCTGGCGTACGTTCTCGAAGACTCCCAACGTCAGCCCGCGCTGCTGCGCCAGCTCCACCATCCGCCGTGCCGCCCTCACCGAGATAGCTAGAGGCTTTTCGGTGAGCAAGTGCTTGCCGGCGGAGAGCGCAGCCAAGCCCACCTGGTGATGCATCGCCAACGAGGTGAAGTCGTTCACGGCGTCCACGGGCGCCCGCTCGAGCATCTCCCGGTAATCCGTGTACACCTGGACGTCCACGTCGTCCTGGAGATCGCTGAGGTAGGTATGCGGCGCGGCCAAGGGATCGCCTGATTCGGGGGGAAGCACGGGCGGCCGCGGCGGGGGGCCCTCGCCACGGCGCAAGAACATGCGAGCGTCGGCCTCACGACGGGCCACGAGCGCTGTGATGCGGAAGTTGTCGAGTCCCAGCTCACGGAGCTTTTTGTAGCCCTGCAGGTGAGCGTTCAAGATGCGTCCGCATCCCACGATGCCGATACGGATCATCGTCACCTCCACAATGGCAACGGCAGGGAAACGGCGACACCATCGGCGGCGGAGATCAGCCCCGCCTCCAGGATCTCCTGTGCGTCACGGCCGACCTCTGCGCTGCACAACCCCTCGATGGGTTGGCCCTGAGCGATCCGGCTGAGGAAGTATGCGGTGGCGCTGCGCATCTCCTCCGGCAAGGGGGGCACCTCGATCGGGATGCCATCCTCGTGTTCACGGGTGGCCAGCAGGACACGGCCATTGGCTCCCGGCTCTACAAGCAGCGTTCCTTCACTGCCATAGATGGCCGTCACATACGAGGTCATATGCCCGATTTGCGTCCATGACGCCTCGGCAATAGCGACCGCGTGGGGCCACTGCATGACGATCACGGCGTTGTCCTCCACCGTGATATAGTGCTGCAAAAGGCGGCCGGCCACTCCCACCACCCGGCTGGGCTGCCCCAGCAGGTAACGGGCCAACGCTGCGCCGTAACAGCAGTAGTCCATCAGCGCGCCGGCACCGTTCAGATCGGCGTCATACAGCCAATTGTAGAAGTAAGGGGAGCAGCCGATGGCTTTAGGGCCAGCGTGGGCCGCTCGATACTTCACGCAGAAGAGTTGACCGATCTCACCGCCCTTAGCCATCGCCATCGCCTTCTGCAGCCCCGGCCACCAGGCAAACGGCCAGTTAACCATCAACAGCGTGCCGGCCATGCGCGCCGCGGCTAGCATGCGATCGGCCCCTTCTAGATCGGCTGCCATCGGCTTCTCCACCATGACGTGGAGGCCGCGTTCGGCTGCCTTTTCAGCCAGCTCGGCGCCGGTGGCGTTGTCAGTAAAGATGTATACAGCGTCCAGCGATACCCGATCCAGCATTGCCTCGTACGAGTCGAACGTTTGTGGGCAACCGTACTCAGACTGAATCCGGTCGCGCAGCGGCGCGTTAGGATCGGCCGCCGCCACCAGCTCACCCAGAGGAGAGGCCTTCAAATCGGCCAGGTTTCCCCAGACGTGATCATGGGTCAACCCTAAAACTCCTATCCGTAATTTCTCAGCCATGTTTTCCTCCTTCATAGCCTGTAGGATGCCTTTATGAGTCAGGGATTAACGGCCTGTTGAGCGCGCGCATCGCTCTCACCAGTTAGTCACCGAGCCATCCAGCCGGCGCAGATGCGGCGGCTCCATCATCTGGAACGGGTGCCGTTTCGCCGCCTCGCGGTCGAACTCGATGCCCAGCCCCGGGCGTGTCGACGGCAGCAAGTAACCATCCTCCCACTCCGGCTGCACGGGCACCACGTCGGTCAGCATAGTCCCCGGTTTCTGTGGCTGTTCCTGCACGCCGAAATTGGGCACCGCCAAGTTCAGTTGTAGACATGCGGCCGTGGAGACCGGCCCCAGCGGATTATGGACAGCCAACTTGATGTAGTGCGTCTCACACCAGCCGGCGATCTTCCTCGCCTCGGTGAAGCCACCTACGATGCAAAGGTCCACGCGCGCGTAATCAATCCACTCCTCTTCAATGAGCTGGCGGAACTCCCACTTGGAGCTGAACTGCTCACCGGCGGCCAGAGGGACGCGCGTACGCGGCCGCAACGTCTTAAATGAGTCGGGGTTCTCACAGCGCAGGGGATCCTCGATGAAGAACGGGTGAAATGGCTCGACTTCCTGGCATAGCCAGACAGCATCCGGCAAATCCAGACGAGTGTGCACGTCAAAGACGATCTCGATCTCGTCGCCGATGGCCTCCCGCACCGCCTGAAATTGCCGGATGGCGGCCAGGACGGCTCGGCGCGGCTCTAGGATCTCACCCTCTTGAGGCAGGCCCCAGCGCACGAACTTCCATCCCTCTTCCTTGGTCCTCAAGCACGACTCGACCAAGGGGGTGATTTCCATATCATGGCCGACATTGTGGGGATAGCACACCACCCGGTCACGCACACGGCCGCCCAGCAACTCATAGACTGGCACGCCCAGCGCCTTGCCCTTGATATCCCATAAGGCGATGTCTATAGCCGAGATAGCGGCGGTGAGGATGCGTTGAGCAGGGAAAAAGCCACCGCGGAAGAGGATCTGCCAGAGATGCTCAGTGCGAAACGGATCCTGGCCGATGAGGAGCGGCTTGAAGTGCTCGATAGCGCCCATCACGGCGAGCTCGCGGCCGGTGATCCCTGCCTCGCCCACGCCGTAGATTCCCTCGTCGGTGTCCACGACGACGAAGAGGAAGTTACGGAAGCCCCCCCAGACAGGATAAGGTTCGATCTGGGTGATTTTCATAAGCCCTCTGTTCCCTTCAGCTCGTTCAGGATAACCGTTTAGATCACAGTCTGCCTTTGTATCGCAAAAAGGTGACCGCTACTCGGTGAGGACTTCCTCGTCACATGAGCAAGCACAGCTGTAATCGCCCGCAGACGTTTCACGGCCACAGTGGCCTGATCTCCTACGGGATGCATCGTCCAATCAAGATTTGGACATACCTTTCGGATCAACGCGCGAACGCCCGAAACGGGTTCAATCGGGTCAACCGGGTGATGGTTTCTTCATCTACGCCGGCAGCCCGCAGCTTGGGCAGGAAGACCTCACTGATATACGTGAATGGCTTGGGGACGCCACCACCCGGCTGCGCCGGATCATACCAACCGCGGTCATGGCTAAGCAGCAAACGATCGCCCAAACCAGCGTCTAGAATCCGCTGAATCCATTCGATGTACACCTCGTCCGCCGGCCCATTGCCGATGCCGTCGTATTCGATCCAGCAACCGCGCTGAGCCATCTCCAGATGAAGGCTGAAGTCGGGTTCGGCCTGAGTGTGAATCCAGATAAAACGATCTGGCGAATAACCTGCGCTTTCGATGAGATCGAGCTGATCCCGCACCACACGGCCGCGAATAGTATGGCTGCCGATAACGGCGTTTGACGCCCTGCCCGCAGCGGCAGCGGCGCGCAACACCTTGGCTTCCGTCGCCGTCAATCCGTCATCGCCGGCGCTGAGCTTGATCCAGCCGGCCTGCACGCCGGTGCTCTCGATCTCGCCCAGTAATTCGCTGATCATCCAATCCCGTAGGCGCTCCTGGCTTGCCTCGTGAACCCAGGGGGGGATCCACGGCTCGCGGTAGACGCCAGTGGGAGCCAGCAGCGGAAAGCTAACAGCTTCGGAGACGGCCTTCAGGATGTCAGCCCGTCGCCCCACGCCGACGGTGCTGGATTCCACGATCGCAGTAATCCCCGCGGCTTTAGCCTTCTCCAGTTCGGGTGCCATCAAACGGATCACATCGGCCGTCTCAGCCTGAGCGTAACCGGGTTGATCCCAAGTGCGAAGGTCTACAAAGACATGTTCGTGGGGTAAAATCATGCCCATCTCACTGGCATCCTTAGGTCCGAGGGTGGTGATAAGCTGCGCCATACAATGCCTCCTGCTTCGGTTGGGAGAAGCGAGCCATAAAAAATAACCCCTCGCAGCACGATCAGCCTGCGAGGGGTGATCTCATCGTTCCGGGCTCCACCTCAATGGCGACGACTGGACTCGAACCAGTGACCCAGCGATTATGAGCCGCTTGCTCTACCAACTGAGCTACGTCGCCGAATGAAAAGCTGACGGCCTATACCTCTCGCCATCAGCCACTCAGGTAGCGGGGGCAGGATTCGAACCTGCGACCTTTGGGTTATGAGCCCAACGAGCTACCGCTGCTCCACCCCGCGACACCCAAAATTATAATTCACAAGAATCCCTCTGTCAAATTCAAATCATGCCCTTAATCTTAAGGTCCGAAGAACAACTCCCACCACTGACGCCAATGAGACGTTAATGACGGCTCTGCCCGTTGCGGTTCCTGCTTGAAAGGCTCCGGGCTTTCTACGATGACCTCTACCGGCACATCCCCTGGCCTTACCCATCCAAAGGCAGTGCGAGCTCGCTCATCTACATACAGGTCCGTCTGAGCATACGAGAGTTCTTTCTCCAGGCGCTCGCGCTGCAGTCGTGCCTCTTTGACTCGCTGTTGCCACTGTTCCAGCTCCGCCTGGACCGCCTGGCTGGCAGCGACGCGCTGCATATAACCAATCCCCAACACCACCAGCAGCACAATCGTCGCCAGGATCATCCATTGTGACATGCCTAAAAGCGGACGAGGTGGACGGGGCGACACGGCTTTACCTTTTCTACGACATGGTGAAATCTCAGAACAAAATCCCAGCACTGCGCAGCAGGCTGGGATTAACATTGGTGCCGAAGGTGGGAGTTGAACCCACACGGACGTTATGTCCACTACGCCCTGAACGTAGCGCGTCTGCCAGTTCCGCCACTTCGGCTTGGCTTTCAGGTGTTTCAAAGTGTAGCACGTCTCTGATAATTTGTCAAACACGGCTGGCGGGTGTACCCTATATCCGACGAAGGCCTGGCCCACGAAGCGCCGCCATATCGAGATGACTCTCGATTGCAGCTTAAAAGCCACATCACGTCTAGGAGAGGAGGAGTGCCCCTATGAGCGGCCCCTGGCGAATCCTTATTATAGACGATAGTTTGACCGTCTGCCGATATCTCAGCCATCTCTTCACCCAAGTAGGGCACCTCGTGACCACTGCTCATGATGGCGCTGCCGGCCTCCAGCTTTGGGGGCAATCCCCCTTCGATCTCATCTTGTTGGACTTGATGCTCCCCGATACAGACGGGCTTTCTCTCCTTCAACAAATTCGCGCCCGCGACCAGACAACGTGTATCGTGATGATCACTGGACACGGCGACGTGAAAACCGCTATCGAAGCAGTTCGACAAGGGGCTGACGGATACGTCGAAAAATCCCAGATCGCCATCGGTTCGAATATAGAGGAATTCCTGCATGTAATCCAGCGGGCCGTCGAGTTTCGAGAAGCCCTGGTCAACCGCCAGCGCCTGGAACAGGAGATCTATGAAAGAAATCAAGAGCTAGAGGCCGCTGTCCAACAGCTCCAGCAGACTCGTAACGCGCTGATGGATGAGCGCAATAAGCTACGAGAGATCCTCTTCAGCCTCTCCGAGTTGGTGATTGTGGTGGATCGGGAGGGACGGCTGATCCTGATGAATCCCCAAGCCGAAAGAGAGTTCGAGATCTCTCAAGAAGAAGCTGCTGGCCGTCTGCTCGCCGAGTTTGATATCAACCAACAGATTCTCGAGGGCGTGCGGCATGTTATGGACACCGGAGACCTTCTGCGCTTGGAGCTATCACGTATACGCGCATCAAAGGACCAAGACGCACGCGTGTTCAGCGTTATCTTAAACCCGGTGCGATTGCACAGCGGAGAGCTCTTGGGGACGGTCATCACCCTGCACAACATCACTCAAGAAAAGGAACTGGAGCAGATGAAGGCTGAATTCTACTCCATGATCACTCACGATCTGCGCAGTCCTGCTACCTCTATCGTAGGCTTCGTGGACCTACTTGCGCAGGAGGCTGTAGGCCCCTTGAACGCGGCGCAGCGGGAGATCATCGCCATTCTCCAGCGATCTGTGCAGAAGCTCTTAAACCTGATCAATGATTTCCTTGACTATTCAGCGATTGATGCGGGTTTCCTACGGCTGGAGCGAAAACAAACGCGTCTAGATCAAATTCTGAGCGAGGCTGTGCAGGAAGCGCAACCACTGGCCAACCAGCGCCGTCACATGCTAGAGCTATCTCTACCCCCAGAGCCTGTGATCGCCTGGATAGACGGCGAGCGAATTGGCCAGGTGGTCACTAATCTCCTTAGCAACGCTATCAAGTATACCCCTGAAGGCGGGCATATTAGGGCCAGCCTACAAGCGGAAGGGAACTGGCTTGTAATTGAGGTGAGCGATAATGGAATCGGCATCCCGGCCGATCAGATCCCTCTGTTGTTCTCCAAATACAAACGGGTGTCCGTTGATCACGTCCGGAAGATTCAGGGCACTGGCCTTGGCCTGCTCATCGTCAAAGAGATTGTTAAGGCGCACGGCGGTGAAGTCTCCGTCAACAGCGAGCCAGGCCGCGGTAGCACTTTCCGCGTGATGTTGCCTCGTGGACACTTGACCCAAGGCGAGCACGCCTTCAGCGCTTAATTATCAGCCGGTCTCCTCTCCAGTCGGCTCTAAGTGAATCAATACCTCGGCCACATTGGGCAATGAAGCCGCGATTGCGGCTTCTAACTGCGAGGTCAAGCGATGCGCCTCAACCACTGAGAGCGCCGGGGCCGCTCGGCACTCGAAGGAAAGGAAGAGCCTGCCATCACACAAGCGTGCCTGAATGTTGTGCGGCTCGCCCAGCTCCGGCATTGTGGCCACCGCTCTCGTGATCTGACACTCGATGTGCTGCCGCAACTCAGGGGAGACCGCATGGCCAGGCAACACATCCTGGTTGGCCGGCTCGATATGGGTCTGGATGTGATTCACCTGCGGCAGGCGGGCGGCCGCTTCCCGTTCCAGCCGATCCGCCAGCGTGTGTGCCTCGGCCAGAGAGATATGCGGAGGCACGCCTACGTGGATTTCCAAAGTAAGTTCGTCCTCGATCTGGTGAGCGCTGCTCTCATGGACGCGGACGTTGAGCGCATCAGCCACCTGCTTAACCGTCGCAAAGATCTCGCCGGCCTCCGGCTCAGGCCCCTTCTGCGCCTCCACGTGGATCGTCACATCGCTTACGCCGTCCAACTGCAGAAGGCGACGGCGCACTTCGTCGGCGATCGCCTCGCCTTCCTGCACGGGACGTCGCGGGCTCACCCGCAGGTGCAGGTCCACGGCCACATTACCCGGGGCACCTCGGCTGCGGATGCGATGGAACGATTCGACGCCAGGCACTTCTGAGATCACCCGCGAGATCACCTCCTCGTCCACGATCGCCTGGTCTACCAGGGCCGGCACGTTTTCCCGCACGATGTCTACGCCGATCTTAGCGATGAAGAGCGCAACTCCTGCGCCCAGTAGCGGATCTACCACCGTGTATCCCAGCTTTACAAACACTATGCCTACCAAGACCGATAGCGAGATCAAGACGTTGGCTCGTGTGTGCAACGCGTCGGCCACCAAGATCTCTGACCGCAACAAGCGTCCCTGGCGCAGCTCGTAAAAGCTGGTCGCGCTCTGTAATACGATGCCGAAGATCACAGCCGCAAAGGTCCACTCGTTAAGATCGGGCAGTTGCGGATGGCTAAAGCGATGGGCGGCATTGCGCAGCAGCTCCCAACTGGTCAGGAACAGCAACAGCGCGATCCCCAGCGCGGCCATCGTCTCGAACTTGCGATGCCCGTACGGATGCTGCTTGTCGGGCGGATGCGCCGAAAGCGAGAGTCCTAGCAAACCTACGATGTTAGAAGTGGCGTCGAAAAGGGTGTCTAGGGCATCAGCCACTACCCCTAGCGAACCTGAGACGATCCCGGCTGCCAGTTTGACGCTGGTGGCCAGGAAGTTTAGCAACATCGTTGTGATCAACACTCGTCGAATGGAGGAGATGTCTCGCACGATGGTTCTCCTTGGTCACACGATTTGCTGGAATTATACCTCAGCCAGGGATATTCGCCCTTTTAAGGAACTTCTCCATAGGACCCTTGGCCTGTTAAAAAGCACTTTGCAAACTCGTTGATCCATCATGTATGGACCTGGCAGAAGGCAGGCACGCTAGTTGACATCCTAGCCGCTTTAGCGTATACTTTCCCCGGTGTGGGCCCATAGCTCAATTGGCAGAGCAGCGGCCTTTTAAGCCGCGGGTTGCAGGTTCGATTCCTGCTGGGCTCACTTTTTTCGTTGTTGGCTTCCGTTGCTCTATTTTTGACAGAGTTGATCATCAGCCCCCCATTCCCATGTTGTGAACCCTTCCTCCTGTTCGCTGATTCGTCAGAGGGAGGTTAGTCTATGTCAAGACCTTTGCCGGAGAGGCTCGGCTTTGCCACGCGCGCGGTCCACGCCGGCGAACGACTCCGCTACCTCGACGCTACGCCTGTAGCCTCACCAATCACCCCCAGCGTCAGTTACTGGTATGAAGAAGCTGAAACCTTGGACGCCGTGCTAGGCGGAGAGCGCCCAGGTCCTGTCTATGCTCGCTTCGGCACGCCGACCGTCATGGCCTTAGAGACGGCCATCGCTTCTCTAGAAGGAGCGGGCGGCGCGCTGGCTGTCAGCTCGGGGATGGCGGCTGTGTACCTAGCATTGCAGGCCGCTGGCGCACGCAGCGGTGCCACGGTGGTGGCCGCGCGAGATTGCTTCGGCACCACCCACGCGCTCCTTAAGTACTTCCTAGCCGATCAGGGCGTTCGCGTGTGCTTCGTGGACATGAGCGATTTGGACGCGTTAGAACAGGCCCTTGTGCAGGAACAGCCGGCCGCAGTGATCCTAGAAACGATCTCTAACCCGCTATTGAAGGTGGCCGACTTACCGGCTGTGATTGAACGCGCCCACGTTGCGGGCGCTGAAGTGATCGTGGATGCGACTTTTAGCACGCCGTGGCTATGCCGACCGTTGGAGTATGGAGCCGACTACGCGGTCCACAGTGCGACCAAGTATCTGGGTGGCCATGGCGACGTGATGGGCGGGGTGATCGCCACCAGTCGGCCCAAACGTCAAATCCTCTATGAGCTGCTCAAGCTATTGGGCTGCGTCCTAGGCCCGCACGAGGCATGGCTGATCCTGCGCGGCCTGAAGACGTTGCCACTGCGCGTCCAACGCCAGTGCGAGAGTGCGCTGATCATCGCCCGCTGGCTGGAGGCTCATCCAGCCGTGGCCCGCGTGTACTATCCTGGCCTGCCTTCCCATCCCCATCACGAGCTGGCTACTCGGCTGTTCAGCGGTCGTGGCTATGGGGGCGTCGTCAGTTTCGAACTGAAGGCGAATGGCAGGGAAGCTGCCTTCCGTTTCCTAGAAGCGCTTCGCCTGATCCTGCCTGCTACCAGCCTAGGCGATATCTACTCTCTGGTCCTGTACCCCCCTATCTCCTCTCATCGCACGCTTACACCGGAAGAGCGCGCGCAACTCGGCATCAACGATAACCTGCTGCGGCTCTCCGTAGGCATCGAGGAGGTAGCTGACATCCAGGCTGACCTGGATCAGGCGTTGTGGGCCGCAGTAAAAGGGTAGACAATGGACTAGATGAGAGACAACAGAGGACGATGATGAATCTAACCTCGTATCTTGAAAATCACATGCTAGATTACCTTTCCGATCTGCGTGCCTTAGTCGAGCTGGATTGCGGCAGCCACAACAAAGCTGGCGTGGATCAAGCCGGCGCTATCATGGCTGAGCATCTGAGGAAGCTGGGC
This genomic interval from Anaerolineae bacterium contains the following:
- the dgoD gene encoding galactonate dehydratase, encoding MKITQIEPYPVWGGFRNFLFVVVDTDEGIYGVGEAGITGRELAVMGAIEHFKPLLIGQDPFRTEHLWQILFRGGFFPAQRILTAAISAIDIALWDIKGKALGVPVYELLGGRVRDRVVCYPHNVGHDMEITPLVESCLRTKEEGWKFVRWGLPQEGEILEPRRAVLAAIRQFQAVREAIGDEIEIVFDVHTRLDLPDAVWLCQEVEPFHPFFIEDPLRCENPDSFKTLRPRTRVPLAAGEQFSSKWEFRQLIEEEWIDYARVDLCIVGGFTEARKIAGWCETHYIKLAVHNPLGPVSTAACLQLNLAVPNFGVQEQPQKPGTMLTDVVPVQPEWEDGYLLPSTRPGLGIEFDREAAKRHPFQMMEPPHLRRLDGSVTNW
- a CDS encoding esterase; protein product: MAQLITTLGPKDASEMGMILPHEHVFVDLRTWDQPGYAQAETADVIRLMAPELEKAKAAGITAIVESSTVGVGRRADILKAVSEAVSFPLLAPTGVYREPWIPPWVHEASQERLRDWMISELLGEIESTGVQAGWIKLSAGDDGLTATEAKVLRAAAAAGRASNAVIGSHTIRGRVVRDQLDLIESAGYSPDRFIWIHTQAEPDFSLHLEMAQRGCWIEYDGIGNGPADEVYIEWIQRILDAGLGDRLLLSHDRGWYDPAQPGGGVPKPFTYISEVFLPKLRAAGVDEETITRLTRLNPFRAFAR
- a CDS encoding septum formation initiator family protein, with translation MILATIVLLVVLGIGYMQRVAASQAVQAELEQWQQRVKEARLQRERLEKELSYAQTDLYVDERARTAFGWVRPGDVPVEVIVESPEPFKQEPQRAEPSLTSHWRQWWELFFGP
- a CDS encoding ATP-binding protein; the protein is MSGPWRILIIDDSLTVCRYLSHLFTQVGHLVTTAHDGAAGLQLWGQSPFDLILLDLMLPDTDGLSLLQQIRARDQTTCIVMITGHGDVKTAIEAVRQGADGYVEKSQIAIGSNIEEFLHVIQRAVEFREALVNRQRLEQEIYERNQELEAAVQQLQQTRNALMDERNKLREILFSLSELVIVVDREGRLILMNPQAEREFEISQEEAAGRLLAEFDINQQILEGVRHVMDTGDLLRLELSRIRASKDQDARVFSVILNPVRLHSGELLGTVITLHNITQEKELEQMKAEFYSMITHDLRSPATSIVGFVDLLAQEAVGPLNAAQREIIAILQRSVQKLLNLINDFLDYSAIDAGFLRLERKQTRLDQILSEAVQEAQPLANQRRHMLELSLPPEPVIAWIDGERIGQVVTNLLSNAIKYTPEGGHIRASLQAEGNWLVIEVSDNGIGIPADQIPLLFSKYKRVSVDHVRKIQGTGLGLLIVKEIVKAHGGEVSVNSEPGRGSTFRVMLPRGHLTQGEHAFSA
- a CDS encoding cation-efflux pump, translating into MRDISSIRRVLITTMLLNFLATSVKLAAGIVSGSLGVVADALDTLFDATSNIVGLLGLSLSAHPPDKQHPYGHRKFETMAALGIALLLFLTSWELLRNAAHRFSHPQLPDLNEWTFAAVIFGIVLQSATSFYELRQGRLLRSEILVADALHTRANVLISLSVLVGIVFVKLGYTVVDPLLGAGVALFIAKIGVDIVRENVPALVDQAIVDEEVISRVISEVPGVESFHRIRSRGAPGNVAVDLHLRVSPRRPVQEGEAIADEVRRRLLQLDGVSDVTIHVEAQKGPEPEAGEIFATVKQVADALNVRVHESSAHQIEDELTLEIHVGVPPHISLAEAHTLADRLEREAAARLPQVNHIQTHIEPANQDVLPGHAVSPELRQHIECQITRAVATMPELGEPHNIQARLCDGRLFLSFECRAAPALSVVEAHRLTSQLEAAIAASLPNVAEVLIHLEPTGEETG